One Brassica oleracea var. oleracea cultivar TO1000 chromosome C7, BOL, whole genome shotgun sequence genomic window carries:
- the LOC106302211 gene encoding probable serine/threonine-protein kinase Cx32, chloroplastic isoform X1 encodes MGLCNSSLSSSSPSKTGLQSHASTNNHSNGTNNSVGGGSQFVEASRESSGVFMSDSGQVLESPNLRVYSFLELKTATKGFKQDLMLGEGGFGKVYRGWIHAERPETLAPSKGGSGMTVAVKRLSSESVQGFEEWRTAVNFLGVLSHPNLVTLLGYCREDKEHLLVYEFMPKGSLEYHLFQRKESFPWDLRIKIMIGAARGLAYLHGLQRQVIYRDFKPSQILLDSNYEAKISGFGLAKLGPSQENSHVSTRVMGTFGYAAPEYLATGHLYVKSDVYAFGVVLLEVLTGLRACDPKRPRGQESLLDWLRPKLSSKHKVKQIIDKGIKGQYSSKVVTELGRITLSCTEPDPKNRPHMKEVLDVLENIQCINVVPGRSSTNSAGASTRKHPVH; translated from the exons ATGGGTCTTTGTAATTCATCCCTTTCCTCTTCCTCACCGTCCAAAACAGGTCTTCAGAGTCATG CCTCGACGAACAACCACAGCAATGGAACAAACAACAGCGTCGGAGGAGGAAGCCAATTCGTGGAGGCTTCGCGCGAGAGTTCCGGTGTGTTTATGAGTGATTCAGGGCAGGTGTTGGAATCGCCAAATCTCAGAGTCTACAGCTTTCTGGAACTCAAGACGGCGACCAAGGGTTTCAAACAGGATTTGATGTTGGGTGAAGGAGGTTTTGGTAAAGTTTACAGAGGTTGGATCCATGCCGAGAGGCCCGAGACTCTTGCTCCTTCTAAAGGCGGCTCCGGTATGACCGTCGCCGTCAAAAGATTGAGCTCCGAGAGTGTGCAAGGCTTTGAAGAGTGGCGA ACAGCAGTTAACTTCTTGGGTGTGCTTTCACACCCGAATCTGGTGACGTTACTAGGATACTGCCGTGAAGACAAAGAGCACCTGCTTGTCTACGAGTTCATGCCCAAAGGAAGCCTTGAGTATCATCTTTTTCAAC GAAAGGAGTCTTTTCCTTGGGATCTAAGGATCAAGATTATGATCGGTGCAGCACGTGGCCTTGCATATCTTCACGGCTTACAAAGACAAGTCATCTACAGAGACTTCAAACCTTCTCAAATACTGCTCGATTCC AATTATGAAGCAAAGATTTCAGGTTTTGGACTAGCAAAGTTAGGACCATCACAAGAGAATTCACACGTTTCGACTAGGGTAATGGGAACATTTGGCTACGCTGCTCCTGAATATTTGGCAACAG GCCATTTATACGTTAAAAGTGATGTATACGCCTTTGGTGTGGTCTTACTGGAAGTACTGACCGGACTAAGAGCGTGTGACCCAAAACGGCCTCGCGGACAAGAGAGTCTACTCGACTGGTTAAGACCTAAACTCTCAAGCAAACACAAAGTGAAACAAATAATAGACAAAGGAATCAAAGGTCAATACTCATCCAAGGTGGTGACCGAATTGGGACGTATAACACTCTCTTGTACCGAACCAGACCCGAAAAACCGACCTCACATGAAAGAAGTACTGGACGTACTCGAAAACATCCAGTGCATTAACGTCGTCCCAGGCCGTTCTTCCACTAATTCGGCCGGTGCTAGTACTCGAAAACATCCAGTGCATTAG
- the LOC106301637 gene encoding probable serine/threonine-protein kinase Cx32, chloroplastic: MGHCISSLFSSSPSKTGLHHSHASTNNHSNGTEFSSSSTTTTAATSSSSAGRRSQFSEAISESSGGIITDSGQLLESPNLKVYTFLELSTATKNFRPDSMLGQGGFGKVYRGWIDAKTLLPSKAASGMIVAVKRLNSESVQGYSEWRSEINFLGTLSHPNLVKLLGYCREDKELLLVYEFMPKGSLENHLFRRGEPFPWDLRIKIVIGAARGLAFLHGLPREVIYRDFKASNILLDSNYDARLSDFGLAKLGPSQEKSHVTTRIMGTYGYAAPEYMATGHLYVKSDVYAFGVVLLEIMTGLRAHNTKRPNGQESLVDWLRPDLLSKHGVKHIMDKGIKGQYSSKVAAEMARITLSCIELDPKNRPPMKEVVVVLENIQRINVVPDRSSTKAAVASSSRSSPHHYQYGYRAGAAGAERRKSPRPSPGRVGVQKEMAA, translated from the exons ATGGGCCATTGCATTTCATCCCTCTTCTCTTCCTCTCCTTCCAAAACAGGTCTCCACCATAGTCATG CCTCGACGAACAACCACAGTAACGGAACAGAGTTTTCTTCGTCGTCAACAACCACCACCGCCGCAACGTCCAGCAGCAGCGCCGGACGACGGAGCCAATTCTCCGAGGCCATAAGCGAGAGCTCCGGTGGGATTATAACTGATTCCGGTCAACTACTGGAATCACCAAATCTCAAGGTCTACACCTTTCTTGAACTATCGACGGCGACCAAGAACTTCAGGCCGGACTCGATGTTGGGTCAAGGAGGTTTCGGGAAGGTTTACAGAGGTTGGATCGATGCCAAGACTCTTCTTCCTTCAAAAGCCGCCTCCGGTATGATCGTCGCCGTCAAAAGATTGAACTCCGAGAGCGTTCAGGGTTATTCAGAGTGGCGC TCAGAGATTAACTTCTTGGGGACGCTTTCACATCCAAATCTGGTGAAGTTATTAGGATACTGCCGTGAAGACAAGGAGCTTCTCCTTGTCTACGAGTTCATGCCCAAAGGAAGCCTTGAGAATCACCTTTTCAGAC GGGGCGAGCCTTTTCCTTGGGACCTAAGGATCAAGATTGTGATTGGTGCAGCTCGTGGTCTTGCGTTTCTACACGGCTTGCCAAGAGAAGTCATATATAGAGACTTCAAAGCCTCCAATATTCTTCTCGATTCC AACTATGATGCAAGGCTTTCGGATTTCGGTTTAGCAAAGTTAGGACCATCACAAGAGAAGTCACACGTCACAACTAGGATCATGGGCACGTATGGTTACGCTGCTCCTGAATATATGGCAACAG GACATTTATACGTCAAGAGTGACGTCTATGCGTTCGGTGTAGTACTATTAGAAATAATGACCGGACTAAGGGCACACAATACAAAACGGCCCAACGGACAAGAGAGTCTAGTCGACTGGTTAAGACCAGACTTGTTAAGCAAACACGGAGTGAAACATATAATGGACAAAGGAATCAAAGGTCAATACTCATCCAAAGTCGCAGCAGAAATGGCACGCATCACACTCTCTTGCATCGAGCTAGACCCAAAAAACCGACCACCCATGAAGGAAGTAGTCGTCGTACTCGAAAACATCCAACGCATTAATGTTGTTCCAGACCGTTCTTCCACTAAAGCGGCTGTTGCTAGCTCTTCTCGTTCCTCGCCACATCACTATCAGTATGGATATCGAGCTGGTGCGGCTGGGGCTGAACGGAGGAAGTCGCCAAGGCCGTCGCCTGGAAGGGTTGGAGTACAGAAAGAAATGGCTGCTTGA
- the LOC106302211 gene encoding probable serine/threonine-protein kinase Cx32, chloroplastic isoform X2 encodes MSDSGQVLESPNLRVYSFLELKTATKGFKQDLMLGEGGFGKVYRGWIHAERPETLAPSKGGSGMTVAVKRLSSESVQGFEEWRTAVNFLGVLSHPNLVTLLGYCREDKEHLLVYEFMPKGSLEYHLFQRKESFPWDLRIKIMIGAARGLAYLHGLQRQVIYRDFKPSQILLDSNYEAKISGFGLAKLGPSQENSHVSTRVMGTFGYAAPEYLATGHLYVKSDVYAFGVVLLEVLTGLRACDPKRPRGQESLLDWLRPKLSSKHKVKQIIDKGIKGQYSSKVVTELGRITLSCTEPDPKNRPHMKEVLDVLENIQCINVVPGRSSTNSAGASTRKHPVH; translated from the exons ATGAGTGATTCAGGGCAGGTGTTGGAATCGCCAAATCTCAGAGTCTACAGCTTTCTGGAACTCAAGACGGCGACCAAGGGTTTCAAACAGGATTTGATGTTGGGTGAAGGAGGTTTTGGTAAAGTTTACAGAGGTTGGATCCATGCCGAGAGGCCCGAGACTCTTGCTCCTTCTAAAGGCGGCTCCGGTATGACCGTCGCCGTCAAAAGATTGAGCTCCGAGAGTGTGCAAGGCTTTGAAGAGTGGCGA ACAGCAGTTAACTTCTTGGGTGTGCTTTCACACCCGAATCTGGTGACGTTACTAGGATACTGCCGTGAAGACAAAGAGCACCTGCTTGTCTACGAGTTCATGCCCAAAGGAAGCCTTGAGTATCATCTTTTTCAAC GAAAGGAGTCTTTTCCTTGGGATCTAAGGATCAAGATTATGATCGGTGCAGCACGTGGCCTTGCATATCTTCACGGCTTACAAAGACAAGTCATCTACAGAGACTTCAAACCTTCTCAAATACTGCTCGATTCC AATTATGAAGCAAAGATTTCAGGTTTTGGACTAGCAAAGTTAGGACCATCACAAGAGAATTCACACGTTTCGACTAGGGTAATGGGAACATTTGGCTACGCTGCTCCTGAATATTTGGCAACAG GCCATTTATACGTTAAAAGTGATGTATACGCCTTTGGTGTGGTCTTACTGGAAGTACTGACCGGACTAAGAGCGTGTGACCCAAAACGGCCTCGCGGACAAGAGAGTCTACTCGACTGGTTAAGACCTAAACTCTCAAGCAAACACAAAGTGAAACAAATAATAGACAAAGGAATCAAAGGTCAATACTCATCCAAGGTGGTGACCGAATTGGGACGTATAACACTCTCTTGTACCGAACCAGACCCGAAAAACCGACCTCACATGAAAGAAGTACTGGACGTACTCGAAAACATCCAGTGCATTAACGTCGTCCCAGGCCGTTCTTCCACTAATTCGGCCGGTGCTAGTACTCGAAAACATCCAGTGCATTAG